The proteins below come from a single Eriocheir sinensis breed Jianghai 21 unplaced genomic scaffold, ASM2467909v1 Scaffold1669, whole genome shotgun sequence genomic window:
- the LOC126990457 gene encoding zinc finger protein 418-like, translating into MSAKSVGKDFLGRQTTTNNAPTPSGGGPHECHQCGKRFDCKSNLNRHTLSHTGERPYECHQCGKRFGYKSHLNQHTLLHTGERPHECHECGKRFIQRGDLNKHTRIHTCERPHECHQCGKRFIQKDDLNKHTRIHTGERPHECHQCGKRFSLKGNLNKHALSHTGERPHECHDCGKSFSRKDHLNKHTLSHTGERPHECHECCKRFPVKSGLYRHTRIHTGEKTPEWHDWRKIQSGRGQHNTVSTSSPTASPPSLYHLLEPLQPTSTSLLQPSPLLPVSSSPAHFYQSPPAQPTSTSLLQPSPLLPASSSPAHFYQSPPTQPTSTSLLQPSPLLPVSSSPAHFYQFPPAQPTSTSLLQPSPLLPVSSSPAHFYQSPPAQPTSTSLLQPSPFVPVSSSPVHFYQSPPAQPTSTSLLQPRDAPP; encoded by the coding sequence atgagtgccaagagtgtggggaAAGACTTCCTGGGAAGGCAGACCACAACAAATAATGCACCCACACCCTCTGGTGgaggacctcatgaatgccatcagTGTGGCAAACGTTTCGATTGCAAGAGTAATCTCAACCGacacaccctttcacacactggtgaaagaccgtATGAATGCCATCAGTGTGGCAAACGTTTCGGTTACAAGAGTCATCTCAATCAACACACCCTTCtccacactggtgaaagacctcatgaatgccatgagtgtggcaaaaggttcattCAGAGAGGTGATCTCAACAAACACACTCGTATACATACttgtgaaagacctcatgaatgccatcagtgtggcaaaaggttcattCAGAAGGATGATCTAAACAAACACACTCGTATAcatactggtgaaagacctcatgaatgccatcagtgtggcaaaaggttcagttTAAAGGGTAACCTCAACAAACACGccctttcacacactggtgaaagacctcatgaatgccatgactgTGGCAAAAGCTTCAGTAGGAAGGatcacctcaacaaacacaccctttcacacactggtgaaagacctcatgaatgccatgagtgttgCAAAAGGTTCCCTGTGAAGAGTGGCTTATACAGACACACTCGTATACATACTGGTGAAAAAACTCCTGAATGGCATGACTGGCGAAAGATTCAATCAGGAAGAGGCCAGCACAACACGGTCTCCACGTCCAGCCCAACCGCATCTCCACCCAGTCTCTACCACCTCCTAGAGCCCCTGCAGCCCacatctaccagtctcctccagcccagcccacttctaccagtctcctccagccctgcccacttctaccagtctcctccagcccagcccacttctaccagtctcctccagcccagtccacttctaccagcctcctccagcccagcccacttctaccagtctcctccaacccagcccacttctaccagtctactccagcccagcccacttctaccagtctcctccagcccagcccacttctaccagtttcctccagcccagcccacttctaccagtctcctccagcccagcccacttctaccagtctcctccagcccagcccacttctaccagtctcctccagcccagcccacttctaccagcctcctccagcccagcccatttgtaccagtctcctccagcccagtccacttctaccagtctcctccagcccagcccacttctaccagtctcctccagccccgtGACGCCCCCCCGTAA